The Streptomyces sp. NBC_00440 genome contains a region encoding:
- a CDS encoding DUF1877 family protein — MHFTTHKTWHLLEFLLQRSAFPVGIVHGEEPLTTDDWGYGPPRYVAPDRVQLAADILQQTTYDQLIQDVDPSELTKAEIYPQIWDSPASMEWARDLFTPLTEFFRGAASTGHAVLIWLD, encoded by the coding sequence CTGCACTTCACCACGCACAAGACATGGCACCTGCTGGAGTTCCTTCTGCAACGCTCCGCTTTCCCTGTCGGCATCGTCCACGGCGAGGAGCCCCTCACCACCGATGACTGGGGCTACGGACCGCCGCGATACGTCGCCCCGGACCGAGTGCAGCTCGCCGCTGACATCCTGCAACAGACGACGTATGACCAGCTCATCCAGGATGTTGACCCCTCCGAACTCACCAAGGCCGAGATCTACCCCCAAATCTGGGACTCGCCCGCCTCGATGGAGTGGGCCCGCGACCTGTTCACACCCCTTACCGAGTTCTTCCGGGGTGCCGCATCCACCGGTCACGCGGTGCTCATCTGGCTCGACTGA
- a CDS encoding DUF1877 family protein, which produces MLRMLPPMSMNGEYLRVTPAELDRALKDPAWALDLAEEIQDAGRERARPLRSAALHHAQDMAPAGVPSATLRFPCRHRPRRGAPHHR; this is translated from the coding sequence ATGCTTCGTATGCTTCCGCCCATGAGCATGAATGGGGAGTACCTGCGTGTCACACCGGCGGAACTGGACCGGGCCTTGAAGGATCCCGCATGGGCACTGGATCTCGCCGAGGAGATTCAGGACGCAGGAAGAGAGCGAGCCCGCCCCCTCCGAAGCGCTGCACTTCACCACGCACAAGACATGGCACCTGCTGGAGTTCCTTCTGCAACGCTCCGCTTTCCCTGTCGGCATCGTCCACGGCGAGGAGCCCCTCACCACCGATGA